One part of the Candidatus Paceibacterota bacterium genome encodes these proteins:
- a CDS encoding sugar phosphate nucleotidyltransferase, giving the protein MQAVILAGGKGTRMGDLSKEIPKPMLSLSGKNLLQHKIDRLPKEIDEVVLIVHHKKEVIRDFFSSEYNGRKITYVDQGEPHGTAHALWKAEPVLGEEFISLMGDDVYSEESIKKS; this is encoded by the coding sequence ATGCAAGCAGTCATTTTAGCCGGAGGGAAGGGAACACGTATGGGTGATCTCTCAAAAGAAATTCCAAAACCAATGCTCTCACTCAGTGGAAAAAATCTTCTCCAACATAAGATTGACCGGTTGCCAAAAGAAATTGATGAGGTGGTATTGATTGTTCACCACAAGAAAGAAGTGATACGCGACTTTTTTAGTTCGGAATATAATGGCAGAAAAATTACCTACGTAGACCAAGGAGAGCCACACGGTACGGCACATGCATTGTGGAAAGCTGAGCCAGTTCTTGGTGAAGAATTCATTTCCCTTATGGGAGATGATGTGTACTCCGAAGAATCAATAAAAAAGTCATAG
- a CDS encoding dUTP diphosphatase, giving the protein MELPIKRFDQSVPLPQYKPGAACFDLFCREAATIAPGEIKLMPVNFALAIPHGYALLVFVRSSTPWKKGLMSANGVGVVDPFYCGDKDEVLIELYNFTDKSIEVAKGERLAQGMIVKFESVTWKEQESLGNAGNGGYKATSEEASGFRD; this is encoded by the coding sequence ATGGAGCTTCCAATTAAGCGGTTTGATCAGTCAGTACCACTTCCACAATATAAACCTGGTGCAGCATGCTTTGATCTTTTTTGTAGAGAAGCAGCAACTATAGCTCCTGGTGAAATAAAATTAATGCCAGTGAATTTTGCGCTTGCAATCCCTCATGGGTATGCGCTTTTGGTTTTTGTCCGCAGCAGCACTCCGTGGAAAAAAGGACTCATGTCAGCAAACGGTGTTGGGGTTGTTGATCCGTTCTATTGTGGAGATAAAGATGAGGTGTTAATTGAACTCTATAACTTCACTGACAAGTCAATTGAAGTTGCAAAAGGAGAGCGGTTAGCTCAAGGAATGATTGTTAAGTTTGAATCGGTAACCTGGAAAGAACAAGAGTCACTCGGGAATGCAGGTAATGGTGGATATAAAGCCACCTCGGAAGAAGCTTCAGGCTTTAGAGACTAG
- the gatA gene encoding Asp-tRNA(Asn)/Glu-tRNA(Gln) amidotransferase subunit GatA: MTRDFSTLSIIEAHELLMQKEISVKELVDAFRTKAQEKNAEINAYLELFSDIDEQVAKAQKQIDSGDAQVLCGIPLAIKDNILIKGRKVSAASKILENYEASYDATIIEKLDSAGVVYIGRTNMDEFAMGGSNETSAYGPVKNPYDVTRVPGGSSGGSAASVAMGGAFAALGSDTGGSIRQPASLCGLVGMKPTYGRVSRHGLIAMASSLDQIGPLTRSVSDAKILFEAISGVDPMDSTTHVPETIPTTKHKVLGVPFSLLEKGVDPDVLQNFKDSLAVLEKAGYKIKDISIPSLEYALAVYYVLQPAEASSNLARFDGVKYGLHVPGSNVTDSYFKTRAAGFGKEVKRRIFLGTYVLSAGYYDAYYGKAQEVQKMMTDDFSKVFEGIDAIVTPTSPTPAFKIGEKTADPLAMYLADIFTVSANLTRVPAISVPSGFVEREGNRLPVGIQFMASHFREDILFDVGETFERARN; encoded by the coding sequence ATGACACGCGATTTCTCAACACTTTCCATCATCGAAGCGCATGAACTACTCATGCAAAAAGAAATTTCTGTTAAAGAGTTGGTAGATGCTTTTCGTACAAAAGCACAGGAAAAAAACGCTGAAATTAACGCATACCTAGAACTATTCAGTGATATTGACGAACAAGTTGCAAAGGCACAGAAACAAATTGATTCTGGAGACGCACAGGTTCTCTGTGGAATTCCACTCGCCATAAAAGATAATATTTTAATCAAAGGAAGGAAGGTAAGTGCTGCATCGAAGATTCTTGAAAATTATGAAGCATCATACGATGCAACAATCATAGAAAAACTTGATTCAGCAGGAGTTGTATATATAGGAAGAACAAACATGGATGAGTTTGCCATGGGAGGATCAAATGAAACATCGGCATATGGTCCTGTTAAAAATCCATACGATGTTACTCGTGTCCCTGGGGGGTCATCAGGAGGAAGTGCTGCGTCAGTTGCGATGGGGGGTGCCTTTGCAGCGCTTGGGTCTGACACAGGAGGATCAATCAGGCAGCCAGCAAGTCTCTGTGGACTTGTTGGAATGAAACCAACGTACGGACGTGTGTCACGTCACGGCTTGATTGCTATGGCGTCATCACTCGATCAAATTGGGCCGCTTACTCGAAGTGTGAGTGATGCAAAAATTTTATTTGAAGCAATATCTGGTGTTGACCCGATGGATTCAACAACTCATGTTCCGGAAACAATCCCAACAACAAAACATAAGGTGCTTGGAGTACCTTTCTCACTACTTGAGAAAGGAGTAGATCCTGATGTGCTGCAAAATTTTAAAGACTCACTCGCTGTACTTGAAAAAGCAGGGTACAAAATTAAAGACATATCAATCCCAAGTCTTGAATATGCACTTGCGGTCTACTATGTATTGCAGCCTGCTGAAGCATCATCGAACCTTGCTCGATTTGATGGGGTGAAATACGGACTACATGTTCCTGGTTCTAACGTAACTGACTCATACTTTAAAACTCGCGCAGCTGGATTTGGAAAAGAAGTTAAGAGGAGAATATTTCTAGGAACCTATGTGCTTTCAGCTGGATACTATGATGCCTATTATGGCAAAGCACAGGAAGTGCAGAAGATGATGACAGATGATTTTAGTAAAGTATTTGAGGGAATTGATGCAATTGTTACACCAACATCCCCAACTCCCGCGTTTAAAATTGGAGAAAAAACTGCAGACCCACTCGCAATGTATCTTGCTGATATCTTCACTGTCTCAGCTAACTTAACTCGAGTACCAGCAATTTCAGTACCGTCAGGATTTGTCGAACGAGAGGGAAATCGGTTACCTGTGGGTATTCAATTCATGGCATCTCACTTCAGAGAGGATATACTATTTGATGTAGGAGAAACATTTGAGCGAGCGAGAAACTAG
- a CDS encoding prepilin-type N-terminal cleavage/methylation domain-containing protein produces MRNTHKGFTLIETLVAIFIISIAIVATMSSAQRALQTSYYARDQVVGFFLADEAMEIVQNIRDSNFKSGNHWLTGIIATDAAVNSESVFCTDITTNSRQLKLVGTAGCPVDGRLYQTSAGKYTNVSTGNNITIFKRQLSVKRISEQEIQITVSLKWKTGSMAEREFKFYKSLLNWK; encoded by the coding sequence ATGAGAAACACACATAAAGGATTTACGCTTATTGAGACATTAGTTGCGATCTTTATCATTTCTATTGCTATTGTCGCAACAATGTCTTCGGCACAGCGTGCGCTCCAGACGTCATATTACGCACGTGACCAAGTTGTTGGTTTCTTCTTGGCAGACGAAGCAATGGAAATTGTTCAAAATATTCGTGACTCAAACTTTAAGTCAGGCAATCATTGGCTTACGGGAATTATTGCAACGGACGCGGCCGTGAATAGTGAGTCAGTTTTCTGTACAGATATTACAACAAACTCACGCCAGCTTAAGCTTGTCGGTACAGCGGGTTGCCCGGTTGACGGAAGGTTGTATCAGACGAGTGCAGGAAAATACACGAACGTAAGTACTGGTAACAACATAACCATCTTTAAACGACAGTTATCTGTCAAGAGAATTAGTGAACAGGAAATCCAGATTACCGTTTCACTCAAATGGAAGACTGGTTCTATGGCTGAGCGAGAGTTTAAGTTTTACAAAAGCTTATTGAACTGGAAATAA
- a CDS encoding Asp-tRNA(Asn)/Glu-tRNA(Gln) amidotransferase subunit GatC, translating to MISREDIEKLSTLSRIHVTSDEIEALRSEIDGILGYIAQVSDVAGISTVSNSTSYPKAVNVLRPDTNPREPGTNTDALVKAAPDSDGSHIRVQHMF from the coding sequence ATGATTTCTCGAGAGGATATAGAAAAGCTTTCTACGCTTTCAAGGATTCACGTGACGAGTGATGAAATTGAGGCATTGCGCTCTGAAATAGACGGTATTTTAGGCTACATTGCCCAGGTATCAGATGTTGCTGGAATAAGTACCGTTTCAAACAGTACCTCGTATCCAAAAGCAGTAAATGTGTTACGACCTGATACTAATCCACGGGAACCTGGAACAAACACTGATGCGTTAGTTAAAGCCGCACCGGATAGTGATGGGTCACATATTCGGGTTCAGCACATGTTTTAA
- a CDS encoding type II secretion system protein, with protein sequence MVTPSLKQKVLRKLGFSLVELLIVLSIFSIMTALLVANYRRFGNNVTLTNLVYEVALSIREVQSFGLGVRSSGSGSTATQFNQGYGFNIANNSSYRVFADEDASKTFNAANPLDVTVRVYTLPTGNTISKKCGTLTVGGAYANIAGNLDITFLRPDPAAVIRSGATDYKKANICLQSANSRVKQIEVTNAGQISVADGCVCP encoded by the coding sequence ATGGTCACTCCGTCACTGAAACAGAAAGTGTTGCGAAAATTAGGTTTCAGCTTGGTAGAGCTACTTATCGTGCTTTCAATTTTCTCAATTATGACCGCACTGCTAGTTGCAAACTACAGACGGTTTGGAAATAATGTTACGTTAACAAATCTTGTCTACGAGGTTGCATTGTCAATCCGTGAAGTACAGTCTTTTGGTCTCGGAGTACGAAGTAGCGGGTCAGGCAGCACTGCTACTCAGTTCAATCAGGGGTATGGCTTTAATATCGCAAATAATTCTTCGTATCGAGTATTTGCAGATGAAGATGCAAGTAAGACCTTTAACGCGGCCAATCCGCTTGATGTAACTGTCCGTGTGTATACACTTCCAACCGGAAATACTATTTCAAAAAAATGCGGTACTTTAACCGTGGGTGGTGCATATGCGAATATAGCAGGGAATTTGGATATTACATTCCTCAGGCCAGATCCGGCGGCAGTAATTCGATCAGGTGCTACAGATTATAAAAAAGCCAATATTTGCTTACAGTCAGCAAATAGTAGAGTTAAGCAAATTGAAGTTACAAATGCTGGACAGATATCGGTGGCTGATGGTTGTGTATGCCCATAA
- a CDS encoding VWA domain-containing protein translates to MSVFTTKHTNDGFTLLFSVLIMGFLMSVAVAILGFSTRQISISGIGRDSQSAFYAADSGVECIRFNDDQGNIHPGITEVDCHGIKYRVISITEVRCPEDADCDDNADPSLRYTKYIFAPAKLVSGTSNNVPEIEIVLIKQFGGEGLSTLTSRGRNTGITTGNRVERAIKVTYKPKSCFEDVDIFLVVDGSGSILPEQIPGLKRNLKDFAQELLSDSGNRIGLIVFRGLAHIPVRLTDNYTELATAIDSIKIAGDTNRGTSIDDSWDTYFPSDDDTNIPLGFRYALNEFNDEVDTNELDRKITLASYASAERLNRPNSKDIVVLFTDGAPDSIIDGNNNFHHEIAHNPLANLGTRGPLESVITEATRLKAGGANGPVELFTVGISGSDYRRCDDDWNSPINQCTEGFDEGCWKDRTRLDSNERNEFSFNESCPAFMNRVVSTPTNIHNYQAANFNNGLDAVINSLNSCTRD, encoded by the coding sequence ATGAGTGTATTTACCACGAAACATACCAATGATGGGTTTACGCTTCTCTTTAGCGTATTAATCATGGGGTTCTTGATGTCTGTTGCTGTAGCCATCCTCGGTTTCTCAACCAGGCAGATTAGCATCTCAGGAATCGGACGAGACTCTCAGTCAGCGTTTTATGCAGCTGATAGTGGTGTTGAGTGTATCCGTTTTAATGATGATCAAGGAAATATTCATCCAGGAATAACCGAAGTAGATTGTCACGGTATTAAATATCGTGTGATTTCTATAACTGAAGTACGTTGCCCAGAGGATGCTGATTGTGATGATAATGCTGACCCAAGCCTACGGTATACGAAATATATTTTTGCTCCTGCAAAACTAGTTAGTGGAACAAGTAATAATGTGCCTGAAATTGAGATTGTACTCATTAAGCAATTTGGTGGTGAGGGATTATCCACACTGACTTCACGTGGAAGGAATACGGGTATTACAACAGGTAACCGAGTTGAGCGAGCGATAAAGGTTACATATAAACCAAAAAGCTGTTTTGAAGATGTTGACATCTTTCTTGTTGTTGATGGGTCCGGAAGTATTCTTCCTGAGCAAATACCTGGACTTAAGAGAAATCTAAAAGACTTTGCCCAAGAGTTACTGAGTGATTCTGGAAACAGAATAGGGCTGATTGTGTTTCGAGGCCTTGCTCATATTCCTGTTCGACTAACTGATAATTATACAGAGTTAGCAACAGCAATCGATTCAATTAAAATTGCAGGGGATACAAACCGTGGGACAAGCATTGATGACTCATGGGACACATATTTTCCAAGTGACGACGACACAAATATTCCACTTGGATTTCGCTATGCACTCAATGAATTTAATGATGAGGTAGATACAAACGAATTAGATAGAAAAATCACCCTTGCCTCATATGCGTCTGCTGAACGGTTAAATCGACCAAACTCAAAAGATATCGTGGTCTTGTTTACTGACGGTGCGCCTGACTCAATCATTGATGGTAATAACAACTTCCACCATGAAATTGCACATAACCCTCTTGCTAACCTGGGAACACGAGGTCCACTTGAAAGTGTAATTACTGAAGCAACAAGACTAAAGGCAGGTGGAGCAAATGGTCCAGTTGAGTTGTTTACTGTAGGTATATCAGGTAGCGACTACAGGCGCTGTGACGATGATTGGAACAGTCCAATTAACCAATGTACTGAAGGATTTGATGAAGGATGTTGGAAAGATAGGACTCGCCTCGATTCAAATGAGCGTAACGAGTTTAGCTTCAATGAATCATGTCCAGCATTTATGAATCGTGTAGTAAGTACCCCAACAAACATTCACAACTATCAGGCGGCAAATTTCAATAATGGCCTTGATGCCGTTATTAATAGCCTTAACTCATGCACACGAGACTAG
- a CDS encoding YggT family protein — translation MDYVDVNKSKPLYKGAQIVWYILYVIEVLLAFRFALRLLGANPGAGFTEFIYTLSYPFVVPFLTVFRQSRLIEGSVFEWSTLLAMFAYWVLAAIIVRLFVVSKPVSGAEASAKLDKEV, via the coding sequence ATGGACTACGTAGATGTAAATAAGAGCAAGCCATTATACAAAGGTGCACAGATCGTTTGGTACATACTCTATGTGATTGAAGTGTTGTTAGCGTTTAGGTTCGCGCTGCGTCTTCTTGGTGCAAATCCAGGAGCAGGGTTTACTGAATTTATTTACACACTTTCATATCCGTTCGTTGTTCCATTCCTAACTGTGTTTAGACAGAGCCGTCTCATTGAAGGAAGTGTCTTTGAGTGGTCAACACTTTTGGCGATGTTTGCATACTGGGTACTCGCTGCAATCATCGTACGACTCTTTGTTGTCAGCAAGCCAGTTTCAGGCGCTGAAGCATCAGCAAAACTAGACAAAGAAGTATAG
- a CDS encoding type II secretion system protein, with protein MNIRTKNSGFTLVEILVSLAVFAIVITAGASSVLSIIDANQKAQSLNSVMTNMYTALEGMAREVRVGTNYTHQTGDSAPFDTLKFTSDIGVENIFALSETNGIGTITQSVGPAGIAQPITSSEIDIESLTFTIYPLDTGGSINDQPMVVMNIRGRAETQAKTKTEFNMQTIMSQRLLQEL; from the coding sequence ATGAATATTCGTACAAAAAATTCAGGTTTTACGCTCGTAGAGATTCTTGTCTCTCTTGCTGTGTTTGCAATTGTGATCACAGCGGGGGCATCATCGGTACTCTCAATCATTGATGCAAACCAAAAGGCACAATCTTTAAATTCTGTAATGACAAATATGTATACAGCACTTGAAGGTATGGCGAGAGAAGTGCGAGTAGGGACAAACTATACCCACCAAACAGGAGATTCGGCACCATTTGATACACTTAAATTCACATCAGATATAGGCGTAGAAAACATTTTTGCATTAAGTGAGACTAATGGAATTGGAACAATCACTCAAAGTGTTGGACCAGCTGGGATAGCTCAACCAATCACGTCAAGTGAAATTGATATTGAGTCCCTCACATTTACAATTTATCCGTTAGATACAGGTGGATCAATCAATGATCAGCCGATGGTGGTGATGAATATTCGTGGAAGGGCAGAGACACAAGCAAAGACAAAGACAGAATTTAATATGCAGACGATTATGTCACAGCGTCTCTTACAAGAACTATAG
- a CDS encoding co-chaperone GroES, with translation MKDNKQKGSKIGIQPLQDRVLIRELAPGENRKTASGIIIPDGASEDRGAKQGTVVAVGKGKYDDGKLVPPEVQAGDSVLFEWGTKIKHEGDEYYLVTESAILAVIK, from the coding sequence ATGAAAGACAACAAACAAAAAGGATCAAAGATAGGTATCCAGCCGCTGCAAGACCGGGTACTCATCCGTGAACTTGCTCCAGGAGAAAACAGAAAGACTGCATCAGGAATCATCATTCCGGATGGTGCGTCTGAAGACCGTGGCGCAAAACAAGGTACGGTTGTTGCTGTTGGTAAGGGTAAATACGATGACGGCAAACTTGTGCCACCTGAGGTGCAAGCCGGGGACAGTGTCCTTTTTGAGTGGGGCACAAAAATTAAACACGAAGGTGATGAATATTATCTAGTGACAGAAAGCGCAATTTTGGCGGTAATCAAATAA
- the ligA gene encoding NAD-dependent DNA ligase LigA encodes MKRSEAETRIAKLRETIDKYRYEYHVLDKETIAAEALDSLKDELATLEAQYPDLVTPDSPTQRVAGEPLPEFKKVPHKVTQWSFNDAFTESDMREFHERQVRFIREAKRDNRLSKDTPDIPTYVCELKIDGLKIVLEYVDGYLKTAATRGNGVIGEDVTHNVRTINSVPIKLRKPVSIIVEGEVWVTRKGLAKLNKEREKAGEMLFANPRNAAAGSIRQLDPKIAAARPLDTFIYDIGEVEGKLLPDTQEKELSFLEELGFKVNRDRRHVKDIDGVLTYWAEWQKKKDSLDFQIDGVVVKVNEKLFQEAIGYTGKAPRFAIAFKFPAEQVTTVVEDIQLQVGRTGVITPVAILRPVLVAGTTVSRATLHNEDEIQRLDVRIGDTVILEKAGDVIPKVKQVVTEMRTGKEKKYTFPKRVDGCGGDGSIERIPGQAAWRCVVSDSFDQRKRRLHHFVSRQALNIDGLGKKIIDALLENELIDDAADLFMLKKGDVLSMPRFAEKSAQNVIDAIELARNTELHRVLVGLSMPHIGEESALLLAQQFKTLEDVFKAPKEKLDAIDGFGDIMAEALISWRNDERHAHLVQKLSKQLVIKNSEYETAKKLQAVGGALTGKIFVITGTMSRPRPEIQKVIRNAGGEVSGSVSAKTDYVVAGDSAGSKLEKAEELGVKVITESELFNML; translated from the coding sequence ATGAAGCGAAGCGAGGCAGAAACACGTATAGCAAAGCTCCGGGAGACGATTGACAAGTATCGCTACGAGTACCACGTGCTCGATAAGGAGACTATTGCTGCCGAGGCCCTGGACTCACTCAAAGACGAGCTAGCCACCCTAGAGGCTCAATATCCTGATCTTGTAACCCCTGATTCTCCAACTCAGCGAGTAGCAGGTGAGCCTCTTCCTGAGTTCAAAAAGGTTCCACATAAAGTGACTCAGTGGTCATTTAACGATGCCTTCACCGAAAGCGACATGCGTGAATTTCACGAGCGACAGGTGAGGTTTATTCGTGAAGCAAAACGAGACAATCGTCTTTCAAAAGATACTCCTGATATCCCAACATATGTTTGTGAACTCAAAATTGATGGCTTGAAGATTGTTCTTGAATATGTTGATGGATATCTAAAAACCGCAGCAACACGTGGTAACGGTGTAATTGGAGAAGATGTGACACATAATGTGCGCACGATTAATTCCGTACCGATTAAACTTCGAAAACCTGTTTCAATTATTGTCGAAGGTGAAGTGTGGGTGACTCGAAAAGGACTGGCTAAACTAAACAAAGAGCGAGAAAAAGCAGGTGAGATGTTGTTTGCTAACCCGCGTAATGCTGCGGCAGGATCGATTAGACAATTGGATCCTAAGATTGCAGCTGCACGGCCGCTTGATACATTCATTTACGACATTGGCGAAGTTGAAGGAAAACTACTCCCAGATACTCAAGAGAAGGAACTGTCATTCTTAGAAGAATTGGGTTTCAAGGTAAACCGAGATCGTCGGCACGTTAAGGATATTGATGGTGTGCTTACATATTGGGCAGAATGGCAAAAGAAAAAAGATTCCCTAGATTTCCAGATTGATGGGGTGGTGGTTAAGGTAAATGAAAAACTCTTCCAGGAAGCTATTGGATACACAGGTAAGGCGCCTCGGTTTGCCATTGCGTTTAAATTTCCTGCAGAGCAAGTGACAACTGTCGTTGAGGACATCCAGCTTCAGGTTGGGCGCACGGGTGTCATTACACCTGTTGCAATCCTTCGCCCTGTCCTTGTGGCTGGCACAACGGTCTCAAGAGCAACACTACATAATGAAGATGAGATACAAAGATTGGATGTCCGAATTGGAGACACGGTAATACTCGAGAAAGCAGGAGATGTTATTCCCAAGGTAAAACAGGTAGTAACTGAGATGCGTACTGGGAAAGAAAAAAAGTACACATTTCCAAAAAGAGTGGATGGATGTGGGGGTGATGGAAGCATCGAGCGAATTCCGGGGCAAGCTGCGTGGAGGTGTGTGGTCTCTGACTCGTTTGATCAGCGCAAACGTCGGTTGCATCATTTTGTTTCAAGACAAGCACTCAATATCGACGGACTTGGAAAGAAAATTATTGACGCGCTACTTGAAAATGAATTAATTGATGACGCTGCTGACTTATTTATGTTGAAGAAGGGAGATGTACTTTCCATGCCTCGATTTGCAGAAAAATCTGCCCAGAATGTTATCGATGCAATTGAGTTAGCACGAAATACAGAATTACACCGCGTGCTTGTGGGGCTCTCGATGCCGCATATTGGAGAGGAAAGCGCACTCCTTTTGGCTCAACAATTTAAGACACTTGAAGATGTTTTTAAAGCTCCAAAAGAAAAGCTTGATGCAATTGATGGGTTCGGTGACATTATGGCGGAGGCACTCATTTCATGGAGGAATGATGAGCGACATGCACATTTGGTACAAAAGCTTTCAAAGCAGTTAGTCATTAAAAACTCTGAGTATGAGACTGCAAAAAAACTGCAGGCAGTTGGCGGGGCACTTACAGGTAAAATATTTGTGATTACAGGCACCATGTCACGACCTCGTCCAGAGATCCAAAAGGTAATTAGAAATGCTGGAGGAGAGGTGTCTGGTTCTGTATCAGCAAAGACGGACTATGTAGTAGCAGGGGATTCTGCTGGTTCAAAACTCGAAAAAGCTGAAGAATTAGGCGTCAAAGTGATTACAGAATCAGAATTATTCAATATGTTATAG
- the thyX gene encoding FAD-dependent thymidylate synthase — protein MSARTVSAINRIKPETPLQDVMGGAGRWEIKVHEHGMIALCDVMPRLVPVGKFADFAIVQAARVSYGEGTKQVTEDIGLIRYLARHRHTTPFEMVEFKFHCVMPIFVARQWIRHRTANVNEYSARYSVVKDRFYRPGIDGVREQSTTNKQGGDETIDVGTAQEYLDYLARAEALYGDYNKLMEKGVSRELARIALPVSVYTEWYWKCDLHNICRFLSLRMDAHAQQEIQDFANAMYELIQSIVPAAAAAFIDYDLEGMHLTRLEIEAMNSGQPLKTENKREIAEWEEKKKKLGIPTGQVGA, from the coding sequence ATGAGTGCTAGAACAGTAAGTGCGATCAATCGGATCAAACCAGAAACACCACTTCAAGATGTGATGGGTGGAGCTGGTCGTTGGGAAATTAAAGTCCACGAGCACGGCATGATTGCGTTATGTGACGTCATGCCTCGTCTTGTTCCAGTAGGTAAATTTGCTGATTTTGCAATTGTGCAAGCAGCTCGCGTCAGTTACGGGGAAGGAACAAAGCAAGTCACAGAAGATATTGGTCTCATTCGATATCTTGCACGACATCGACATACCACTCCATTTGAAATGGTGGAATTTAAGTTCCACTGTGTCATGCCGATATTTGTTGCACGGCAATGGATTCGACATCGAACAGCAAATGTCAACGAGTATTCTGCGCGTTACAGTGTCGTCAAGGATCGTTTCTATCGGCCTGGAATAGACGGTGTGCGAGAGCAAAGCACAACCAATAAGCAAGGGGGTGATGAAACAATTGATGTTGGAACAGCACAAGAATATCTCGACTATCTCGCTCGTGCAGAAGCGTTATACGGTGATTACAATAAATTGATGGAGAAAGGAGTTAGCCGTGAACTTGCCCGAATCGCCTTACCAGTCAGTGTCTACACCGAGTGGTACTGGAAGTGTGATCTTCACAACATATGTCGATTCTTGAGTCTTCGAATGGATGCGCATGCACAGCAGGAGATCCAGGACTTTGCAAATGCAATGTATGAGCTAATTCAGTCGATTGTTCCAGCTGCGGCAGCGGCATTCATTGACTATGATCTTGAAGGAATGCACTTAACACGGCTCGAGATTGAAGCGATGAATAGTGGGCAACCACTTAAAACTGAAAACAAGCGTGAGATCGCTGAGTGGGAGGAAAAGAAGAAAAAACTTGGAATTCCCACAGGACAGGTTGGTGCTTGA